A region from the Achromobacter seleniivolatilans genome encodes:
- a CDS encoding gp436 family protein, with amino-acid sequence MYATAADMVRQFTHREVLALTDPEDTGDIDQVILDGALVAASAEIDTYLSGRYRLPLNPAPQHLVRICCDIARYVLTGDERQVTDTITDRYKAAVRFLELVANGKVTLGPGENGVTPSSDGGVQFVQGSRVFVRQGPGAF; translated from the coding sequence ACGCCACCGCCGCCGATATGGTCCGCCAGTTCACGCATCGCGAGGTGCTGGCGCTGACCGACCCCGAGGATACGGGCGACATTGACCAGGTCATCCTGGACGGTGCGCTGGTCGCGGCATCCGCTGAGATTGACACCTATCTCAGCGGACGTTATCGCCTACCCCTCAACCCTGCCCCCCAGCACCTGGTGCGCATCTGCTGCGACATTGCACGCTATGTCCTGACAGGCGACGAACGCCAGGTAACGGACACCATCACCGACCGCTACAAGGCGGCGGTGAGGTTTCTGGAACTGGTGGCCAATGGAAAAGTGACGCTGGGACCCGGTGAAAACGGTGTGACGCCCAGCTCGGACGGCGGCGTGCAATTCGTGCAAGGGTCCCGCGTCTTTGTGCGTCAAGGACCGGGAGCGTTCTGA
- a CDS encoding DUF1834 family protein translates to MFRATPIGSIQAAMIERLQIGLGKMVKSVESYGGELDDELATVVRRFPAAWVSFLGVQATKGMNTARTKNLARGRFTVMVGQRSVRSEDAPRKGSRDQVGTDQLIYAVRRLLAGQDFGLDDVGQMKPGAVRPLFNGRAKADACAIFAVEFDVEWVEHVLSNGRWPSPDPGQIGDPDATDPDLIFSDEGGKTDEPYPWLTGIQLDYRLATRSDTDPPNATDVVTFNED, encoded by the coding sequence ATGTTTCGCGCTACTCCTATCGGCAGTATCCAGGCGGCCATGATCGAACGGCTCCAGATCGGCCTAGGCAAGATGGTTAAGTCCGTCGAGTCCTACGGCGGCGAGTTGGACGACGAGCTGGCCACGGTCGTCCGGCGTTTCCCTGCGGCTTGGGTTTCGTTCCTGGGTGTGCAGGCCACGAAAGGCATGAACACGGCACGCACCAAGAACCTGGCGCGTGGGCGCTTCACGGTCATGGTGGGCCAGCGTTCGGTGCGCTCTGAAGACGCACCGCGCAAGGGCTCACGCGACCAGGTCGGAACGGACCAACTCATCTATGCCGTGCGCAGGCTGCTTGCCGGACAGGACTTCGGGCTGGACGACGTGGGCCAGATGAAGCCCGGCGCGGTGCGCCCGCTCTTTAACGGTCGCGCCAAGGCTGACGCCTGCGCCATCTTTGCGGTGGAGTTTGATGTGGAGTGGGTGGAACACGTCCTCTCCAATGGCCGCTGGCCAAGCCCAGACCCTGGGCAGATTGGCGACCCGGACGCAACCGACCCGGACCTGATCTTTTCCGATGAGGGCGGCAAGACTGACGAACCGTACCCCTGGCTTACTGGCATCCAGCTGGATTACCGGCTGGCCACACGCAGCGATACCGATCCACCTAACGCCACCGACGTGGTGACATTTAACGAGGACTGA
- a CDS encoding DUF2635 domain-containing protein has protein sequence MMTTINVKAAPGLRVPREDNGRKYITDKAFSVEQTIYYLRRLADGDLVHVDDTQAAGQAAPTDAVAPRATTKKGA, from the coding sequence ATGATGACAACCATCAATGTCAAAGCCGCGCCTGGCCTGCGGGTCCCCCGCGAGGACAACGGACGCAAGTACATCACCGACAAAGCATTTTCGGTGGAACAAACCATTTACTACCTGCGCCGTCTGGCCGACGGCGATCTTGTCCACGTCGACGATACGCAGGCTGCTGGCCAGGCAGCGCCTACCGACGCCGTGGCCCCACGTGCAACCACGAAAAAGGGAGCCTGA
- a CDS encoding phage tail sheath subtilisin-like domain-containing protein, translating into MGEIIQLDQIPVSTLKPGAYFEFNTKLARSSLPTNLQRVLIYGQRLATGMTPALTTVDVFNDKDAAVYFGAGSIAHRMVINAIEANPNAQIAVIAVDDAAASQAAQGEVEITAAATGRGILKFFVGPESVDVAIETDMPAADMAAATAAAINANVELPVTATATAGKIKVEAKHKGEAGNQIKLAAVVRYSTGATNTITAQLAGGLADPDLRPAYAAAFGSSYEIRVCPFATQEALLAFRDHLEELGSPLEQRDAIGVAGFPGTLAAATTVASAVNSSIITLAWYNKSKRTTGEIAAGYAAVMAGEEHPARPLNYLEIQGLDIIAQEDYPGRKEQENALHNGVTPLIVGPGNRVQIVRAISTYLVDAQNIPDDSSLDITVFRTLHYFRKACRQAVALRFPRELLSEKTPPKVRTLLLQISYQCEDLEILQNIDQYKDRLVVQKHPQNKGMAVASIPAPIVHGMHVFAGRIDLYV; encoded by the coding sequence ATGGGCGAAATCATCCAGCTGGACCAGATCCCTGTCAGCACCCTCAAGCCGGGTGCATATTTCGAGTTCAATACGAAGCTTGCCCGCTCGTCCTTGCCAACGAACTTGCAGCGTGTCTTGATCTACGGCCAGCGCCTGGCCACGGGTATGACGCCAGCACTCACAACCGTTGACGTATTCAATGACAAAGACGCCGCCGTCTACTTTGGCGCTGGGTCGATTGCGCATCGTATGGTCATCAATGCCATCGAGGCCAACCCGAATGCCCAGATTGCGGTCATCGCGGTAGACGACGCGGCCGCCAGCCAGGCCGCGCAGGGCGAGGTGGAGATCACGGCGGCGGCGACGGGGCGCGGCATTCTCAAGTTCTTCGTTGGCCCTGAGTCCGTAGATGTAGCTATCGAAACCGACATGCCCGCTGCCGACATGGCGGCTGCAACTGCGGCGGCGATTAATGCCAACGTGGAGCTTCCTGTAACAGCTACCGCGACGGCGGGAAAAATCAAGGTCGAGGCCAAGCACAAAGGCGAAGCCGGAAACCAGATCAAGCTCGCCGCAGTGGTGCGCTATTCGACGGGCGCAACTAATACGATCACTGCGCAGCTCGCGGGCGGCCTGGCCGATCCTGACCTGCGCCCTGCCTACGCTGCCGCCTTCGGCTCTTCCTATGAAATTCGCGTCTGCCCATTTGCCACGCAAGAGGCGCTGCTGGCTTTCCGCGATCACCTGGAAGAGCTTGGTAGTCCCTTGGAGCAGCGTGACGCCATCGGCGTGGCGGGATTCCCTGGCACGCTGGCGGCGGCCACCACCGTCGCCAGTGCGGTCAACTCGTCCATCATCACCTTGGCCTGGTACAACAAATCCAAGCGCACTACGGGCGAGATTGCGGCGGGATACGCCGCCGTGATGGCGGGCGAAGAGCATCCGGCGCGGCCTTTGAACTATCTGGAAATTCAGGGCCTGGACATAATCGCCCAAGAAGATTATCCGGGACGCAAGGAACAAGAGAACGCCTTGCACAACGGCGTTACTCCGCTCATCGTCGGCCCCGGAAACCGGGTGCAAATTGTGCGCGCAATCTCCACCTACCTGGTCGACGCCCAGAACATCCCGGATGACTCCAGCCTGGATATCACAGTGTTCCGCACGCTGCATTACTTCCGTAAGGCATGCCGCCAAGCCGTGGCCCTACGTTTTCCGCGTGAGCTGCTTTCGGAGAAAACGCCGCCGAAGGTGCGCACTCTGCTGTTGCAAATCTCTTACCAATGCGAAGACCTGGAAATCCTACAGAACATCGACCAGTACAAAGACCGCCTGGTAGTGCAGAAGCATCCGCAAAACAAGGGTATGGCCGTCGCGTCCATTCCCGCGCCAATTGTGCATGGCATGCACGTCTTTGCTGGTCGCATCGACCTGTACGTTTAA
- a CDS encoding phage tail protein, with translation MAIKEYVGAIIMELDGKEVEVIDIDVTESTGMKPVKVMNRSRLIGGVAKGIKEYSLRVTVPIPFDDDTKWAEIFGASITVFPSSPGGKRETYMDCCTSEVGKQYTVDNEARRTLTMFAVKKVDE, from the coding sequence ATGGCAATCAAGGAATACGTTGGCGCCATCATCATGGAGCTGGACGGCAAAGAGGTCGAGGTCATTGACATCGACGTGACCGAAAGCACCGGCATGAAGCCCGTCAAGGTCATGAACCGAAGCCGTCTCATTGGCGGCGTGGCCAAGGGAATTAAAGAATACTCGCTGCGTGTGACCGTTCCCATCCCGTTCGATGATGACACCAAGTGGGCCGAGATATTCGGAGCCTCGATCACGGTGTTTCCATCGTCACCTGGCGGCAAGCGCGAGACATACATGGACTGCTGCACGTCAGAGGTGGGCAAACAGTACACCGTTGACAACGAAGCGCGTCGCACCCTGACCATGTTTGCAGTCAAGAAGGTGGACGAATGA
- a CDS encoding DNA circularization protein: MSWDKTLLDASFKGIKFECEHTQDGAERDVQKHQYPYLNGEDAEDLGRGGIGTELTAVFWGDDYEQKLQKFVEVLEQPGPGELIHPIFGSIPLAQLEGWRIRHDAESPDACSVELRFLHSTTSSPFFVRQLPEQKAAASRQLKDDGIASGVEAFAKRLKALTSLQGITDRLNSIRSTMGRVLSAVRSVTNGTSAIVDLIDFPRAFTAELSNGLHGLVDLRAFGSASRMSDWKGLKGIFDDVVLLPVSSAKGQTPTSFRPTQTGQAATQQGQNPIAILPEDQKPIEAIVKVVVAGELVDIASDILTEEAKRPTLSPADIEQIVADVRDAIQDAIDDNRDLYPVEEARVITEPLKEAALAIQEAGAAVIEARPPLRRRTIDAPANLHLIAFAWYGDFRRSDELLRLNPRLRNPNDLNTGDTINGYAQ; encoded by the coding sequence ATGTCTTGGGATAAAACCCTGTTGGATGCGTCTTTTAAGGGCATCAAGTTTGAGTGCGAGCATACACAGGACGGGGCCGAGCGCGACGTACAAAAGCACCAATACCCCTACCTAAATGGCGAAGATGCGGAAGACCTGGGGCGCGGTGGCATCGGGACCGAATTGACCGCAGTTTTCTGGGGTGATGATTACGAGCAGAAATTGCAGAAGTTCGTGGAGGTGTTGGAGCAGCCGGGACCGGGTGAACTCATCCATCCAATCTTTGGCTCTATTCCTCTTGCCCAGCTTGAGGGCTGGAGAATCCGACATGATGCGGAAAGCCCCGACGCTTGCTCGGTGGAGTTGCGCTTTCTACACAGCACGACGAGCAGCCCTTTCTTTGTGCGGCAATTGCCTGAACAGAAGGCGGCAGCTAGTCGGCAATTAAAAGACGATGGTATCGCCAGTGGAGTCGAGGCATTCGCCAAGCGCCTAAAGGCTCTAACGAGCCTGCAAGGAATAACGGACAGATTGAATTCGATACGGTCAACGATGGGACGCGTATTGAGTGCAGTTCGCAGTGTGACCAACGGTACTAGCGCGATTGTTGACCTGATCGACTTTCCGCGTGCGTTTACCGCAGAATTGTCCAACGGCCTGCATGGCCTAGTGGACTTACGCGCATTTGGGTCCGCCAGTCGCATGTCGGATTGGAAGGGCTTAAAGGGTATCTTTGACGACGTTGTATTGCTGCCGGTCTCGTCCGCAAAAGGACAGACGCCGACATCATTCCGACCGACCCAGACAGGGCAAGCCGCGACCCAACAGGGTCAAAATCCCATCGCAATTCTGCCCGAGGATCAAAAGCCAATTGAGGCCATCGTCAAGGTTGTAGTTGCGGGCGAGCTGGTCGATATAGCATCGGACATCCTGACCGAAGAAGCAAAGCGGCCGACGCTCTCGCCTGCGGATATCGAGCAGATTGTTGCCGACGTGCGTGATGCGATTCAAGATGCCATAGATGACAACCGTGACCTTTATCCCGTAGAAGAAGCCCGTGTCATCACGGAGCCGCTTAAAGAGGCTGCGTTGGCAATTCAAGAAGCTGGGGCGGCCGTCATCGAAGCGAGGCCGCCTCTGCGCCGCCGTACTATCGACGCGCCAGCAAATCTGCATCTTATTGCCTTTGCGTGGTACGGCGATTTTCGGCGGTCCGATGAGCTACTAAGGTTGAATCCTCGGCTACGGAATCCCAACGATTTGAATACGGGGGACACCATCAATGGCTACGCCCAATAG
- a CDS encoding phage baseplate assembly protein, with amino-acid sequence MATPNSSQGHTPDLSRDIEPVSILIGGRVHNDWSNYDVDSDLMRPAAGWRVDLGLPAGQLPLAVEPGARVEVRIGSDVALTGIVDDVDDDVGGRTASLSMSGRDGAGILTDCSAPIFTAKDMSLEQIVRSVVNPLGISKVRVDSRGSSAAKKVNIEPGDTAWRALERAAHANGLWPWFAPDGTLIVGGPDYDAPPVASLILRRDGKGNNINRLRRIKSIARRYSEITILGQSNGTNAANGQNAMRTIVRDPDVKIYRPLILTDGDALSGDSLLRQAEKALADGRLDGLTYQADVRGHRTSNGVLWEPGQRVHLEDERRGFSGILFVMARRFRGGSGTSTTTTLTLKEDKVWIPLVVPKGKRKLETKAFDPEELDTTP; translated from the coding sequence ATGGCTACGCCCAATAGCTCGCAAGGACACACTCCAGACCTGTCGAGAGACATAGAGCCAGTTAGTATTCTGATTGGTGGTCGTGTCCACAACGACTGGTCAAACTATGACGTTGACTCCGACCTCATGCGGCCGGCTGCGGGATGGCGTGTGGACTTAGGCTTGCCAGCTGGCCAACTTCCGCTGGCCGTTGAACCTGGGGCACGCGTTGAAGTGCGCATAGGCTCCGATGTGGCGCTTACTGGCATTGTGGACGATGTTGATGATGACGTTGGCGGCCGGACAGCAAGCCTGTCTATGTCCGGCAGAGATGGGGCTGGCATTCTCACGGATTGCAGCGCTCCAATTTTCACCGCCAAAGACATGAGCCTTGAGCAGATTGTAAGGTCTGTGGTCAACCCACTGGGGATATCAAAAGTGCGCGTTGATTCACGTGGCAGCAGCGCCGCGAAGAAGGTAAATATTGAACCTGGTGACACGGCATGGCGAGCGCTGGAACGTGCGGCGCATGCAAACGGCCTGTGGCCCTGGTTTGCACCGGACGGGACGCTTATCGTCGGCGGGCCAGACTATGACGCACCGCCAGTGGCTAGCTTGATTCTCAGGCGAGACGGCAAAGGCAACAACATAAACCGCCTACGCCGCATCAAGTCAATCGCCCGACGTTATTCCGAAATCACGATCTTGGGTCAATCCAATGGTACGAATGCCGCGAATGGTCAGAATGCGATGCGGACAATCGTCCGTGACCCAGACGTAAAAATATATCGGCCACTGATTCTGACAGACGGTGACGCGCTAAGCGGTGATTCGTTATTGCGCCAAGCGGAAAAGGCGCTTGCAGATGGACGCTTAGACGGGTTGACCTACCAAGCTGACGTGCGAGGTCATCGAACAAGTAATGGTGTCTTGTGGGAGCCAGGCCAACGCGTACATCTTGAGGACGAGCGCAGGGGTTTCAGTGGCATCCTGTTTGTAATGGCTCGGCGCTTTAGAGGGGGAAGCGGCACCAGCACGACGACCACTCTAACGCTGAAAGAGGACAAGGTGTGGATACCGCTCGTTGTGCCCAAGGGAAAACGAAAACTGGAAACCAAGGCGTTTGATCCGGAAGAATTGGACACGACACCATGA
- a CDS encoding phage baseplate assembly protein V, with amino-acid sequence MNIRTIDERIRRFFRSIRQPFRMMIGRTSTGVGIKKVSGEALAGEAVRDAELIQQYGYHSVPPEGTMGVAVALGGATSHAVIVATQHATVGIDLKTGEVALVHQDGHFIHLKNGRIIEAECDEYVIRCKTWRVEASSGATMDTPVFNVTKQAQIDGLVTGKGGLSLSNEKGGGGSAVASIAGTMRVTEDVIAGGVSQIGHQHKDSLGGVTGNPIR; translated from the coding sequence ATGAACATTAGGACTATCGACGAACGTATTCGCCGCTTCTTTAGATCAATTCGTCAGCCGTTCCGCATGATGATAGGCAGAACATCCACGGGTGTCGGCATCAAAAAGGTGTCCGGCGAAGCGCTGGCCGGTGAGGCGGTGCGGGACGCTGAATTGATTCAGCAATATGGCTATCACTCCGTTCCGCCCGAGGGGACCATGGGTGTCGCGGTGGCCCTGGGCGGCGCGACATCACACGCGGTGATCGTGGCAACCCAACATGCAACCGTTGGCATAGACCTGAAAACGGGAGAGGTTGCGCTGGTGCATCAAGATGGGCATTTCATTCACTTAAAGAACGGCCGAATCATCGAAGCAGAATGCGACGAGTACGTCATACGGTGCAAGACCTGGCGCGTTGAGGCGTCAAGTGGAGCGACGATGGACACCCCGGTTTTTAACGTAACTAAGCAGGCGCAGATTGATGGTTTGGTGACCGGCAAGGGCGGTCTGTCACTGTCCAATGAGAAGGGCGGAGGCGGCAGCGCAGTAGCCAGCATCGCGGGAACGATGCGAGTGACGGAAGATGTCATTGCCGGTGGCGTTAGTCAGATCGGTCATCAACACAAAGATTCTTTGGGAGGCGTGACTGGTAACCCTATTCGCTGA
- a CDS encoding phage GP46 family protein, with protein sequence MDPRIDPSTGDYSGERITSLANAVYVRLTTPLGSWWADPTLGSRLHELERELDVSRVRILARQYAEQALKTLIDTGRAQSITVTAIQVRKSWCDLHVSVIDNTSQEQHFKHPVKVA encoded by the coding sequence ATGGACCCGCGAATTGATCCCAGCACAGGCGACTACAGCGGCGAGCGCATTACGTCGCTCGCCAATGCCGTCTATGTACGTCTCACAACACCTCTTGGCTCATGGTGGGCTGATCCAACACTAGGGTCTCGCCTTCATGAACTGGAAAGGGAGCTGGACGTATCTCGCGTGCGAATCCTAGCTCGTCAGTACGCCGAGCAAGCGCTTAAGACGTTGATTGATACCGGCCGCGCGCAGAGCATCACCGTCACAGCAATACAGGTGCGCAAAAGCTGGTGCGACCTTCACGTGTCTGTCATTGACAACACGAGTCAAGAGCAACATTTCAAACATCCGGTGAAGGTCGCATAA
- a CDS encoding baseplate J/gp47 family protein → MPFPVPAFSQIRSNLLRDLKNYRPDADVTTDSDFFIRATSVASSIEGLYQHQAWMVRQIFPDTADQEYLYMHAAVRGLNLKQAIPARGYLRLTGQPGKQVPEGLQAKRGDGVLYRVTASDHMPEAGSGLFAAEALTPGVTGNADDDTPVTLQVAPSGLDSDAKLFLMRGGVAQETDTELLARLLELIRRPPAGGNRHDYRRWAMEVEGVSDAFVYPLRRGLGTVDVAIVSGDGLPSQDTINRVLAYIDDVRPVTAKGCLIVAPTLRHVDVRVRTSLRDTSLELASIAINRALATQFDQIAPGAAWVRSQSEALVSNVAGVIDRHISSPTANIVPVVNADVIEWLRLGAVTVEPM, encoded by the coding sequence ATGCCCTTCCCCGTTCCTGCGTTTTCACAGATTCGCAGCAATCTGCTGCGCGACCTCAAGAACTATCGGCCTGATGCAGATGTCACTACTGACAGCGATTTCTTTATTCGTGCCACGTCTGTAGCAAGTTCGATTGAGGGGTTGTATCAGCATCAAGCGTGGATGGTGCGCCAGATATTTCCGGATACAGCGGACCAAGAATATCTTTACATGCACGCAGCTGTTAGGGGGCTGAATCTAAAGCAAGCTATTCCTGCCCGTGGATACTTGCGCCTTACCGGTCAGCCCGGAAAACAGGTTCCCGAGGGCTTGCAGGCCAAGCGCGGCGATGGTGTGTTGTATCGCGTGACGGCGAGCGATCACATGCCGGAGGCGGGAAGCGGATTGTTTGCGGCTGAAGCTTTGACGCCAGGGGTCACGGGCAATGCAGACGATGACACCCCCGTGACGCTCCAGGTAGCCCCGAGTGGTCTGGACTCAGATGCCAAACTTTTCTTAATGCGTGGCGGGGTCGCCCAGGAAACTGATACTGAATTGCTTGCGCGCTTACTGGAACTCATCCGACGACCACCCGCCGGTGGCAATCGTCACGACTACCGGCGCTGGGCCATGGAAGTCGAAGGCGTCTCTGACGCGTTCGTATATCCGCTTCGCCGTGGCCTAGGGACGGTTGATGTGGCCATCGTCTCCGGTGATGGATTGCCATCGCAAGACACCATCAATAGGGTGTTGGCCTACATCGATGACGTCCGACCTGTGACGGCAAAAGGTTGTTTGATTGTCGCGCCCACCTTGCGTCATGTAGATGTACGTGTCCGTACTTCGTTGCGCGACACCAGCCTGGAGCTGGCCAGCATCGCCATTAATCGGGCCTTAGCGACTCAGTTCGATCAGATCGCGCCCGGCGCTGCATGGGTACGCAGTCAATCGGAAGCCCTTGTCTCAAACGTCGCTGGCGTCATTGATCGCCACATCTCGTCACCCACTGCCAACATCGTGCCGGTCGTCAATGCCGACGTGATTGAGTGGCTGCGCCTCGGTGCTGTCACCGTGGAGCCGATGTAG
- a CDS encoding YmfQ family protein has translation MKHQQLLARLLPPRTYEISGTGLSAELKAEGEALDRAQQKSGQVLNSVTPIGAIDTLPDWERVCGLTPADGSNRQQRLEAVLAKLQELGGLSIPYFKGLARRLGYEIEITEFEPFFLDYSHLNEDILFDQDVIWVWQVSVIGGQVRAFPFYLDMSSVDEALLSFSDSVIEEYFRDLKPAHTFVLFDYQE, from the coding sequence GTGAAGCACCAGCAATTGTTGGCACGGCTTCTGCCGCCGCGCACCTATGAAATCAGTGGGACGGGATTGTCTGCCGAATTGAAAGCGGAGGGCGAAGCTCTAGACCGCGCACAGCAGAAGTCCGGCCAGGTTTTGAACAGCGTGACGCCAATAGGCGCAATCGACACGTTGCCGGATTGGGAAAGGGTTTGCGGACTGACTCCAGCGGATGGGTCGAACCGGCAGCAGCGCCTAGAGGCCGTCCTGGCCAAGTTGCAAGAGCTGGGCGGCCTATCCATTCCGTACTTCAAGGGCTTGGCCAGGCGACTGGGCTACGAAATCGAAATTACGGAATTCGAACCGTTCTTTCTGGATTACAGCCATTTGAATGAGGACATTCTTTTTGACCAGGATGTCATTTGGGTTTGGCAAGTCTCCGTGATAGGCGGCCAGGTCCGTGCGTTTCCCTTTTATCTCGATATGTCATCCGTAGATGAGGCTCTGCTCTCGTTCAGCGATTCGGTGATTGAGGAATATTTCCGAGACCTAAAGCCCGCCCACACATTCGTATTGTTCGACTATCAGGAGTAA
- a CDS encoding tail fiber assembly protein produces the protein MEKLVSQLDASGWFVGQVKADPSPLEPGVYLLPGGSVDIPPPEALRQDKRYLFQDGGWLEEDAPQLAGPDGQQLKDAALAQRDNLLQYATLRMAPLLDAIELEMATEEERATLIAWRQHRIQLNRIELQPDFPESIAWPQPPDA, from the coding sequence ATGGAAAAGCTGGTTTCGCAGCTAGACGCATCAGGCTGGTTCGTCGGACAGGTCAAGGCCGACCCGTCCCCCCTGGAGCCAGGCGTATACCTTTTGCCTGGTGGATCGGTCGATATCCCCCCGCCCGAGGCTTTGAGACAGGACAAACGCTATTTGTTCCAAGATGGTGGGTGGCTGGAGGAGGATGCCCCTCAACTTGCAGGTCCAGACGGACAACAGCTTAAAGATGCCGCGTTGGCGCAACGGGACAACTTATTGCAGTACGCAACGCTGCGAATGGCCCCCCTGCTGGACGCCATAGAGCTGGAAATGGCCACCGAGGAAGAGCGGGCGACATTGATTGCCTGGCGGCAACACCGCATTCAGCTCAATCGCATTGAGCTGCAACCGGACTTTCCGGAATCCATCGCGTGGCCACAGCCCCCCGACGCCTGA